One genomic region from Chlamydiales bacterium STE3 encodes:
- a CDS encoding ADP,ATP carrier protein 1 (Product derived from UniProtKB/Swiss-Prot:O84068;Gene name derived from UniProtKB/Swiss-Prot:O84068) — MASIDNSKFGTLRSLFWPIYRHERRNLVPMLLMLFLICFNYSILRTIKDVILVTAAGAEVIPFIKVWAIFPMAILVTLIFTQLSNKFTQEKVFYFMVSGFLAFYAFFAFFLYPAREAMHCNQLADYLQQILPAGCKGMIFMLRYWSFTAFYVMSELWSTSIMTVLFWGLANEITKLTEAKRFYSVLSIGSNFASIAAGIIAGQVTHLEGITGLLIGKDSWEQALMILVSLIVISGIITMLIYRWMSVNVLNSSSQELDGEEKPIFKQKERLSLREGLSYVLRSNYLTCIAVIVVSYNLVINLVDVVWKDQLGLLYPSKTEYNDHLSHLLIMQGVLSTLLAVAMSQLINLFGWTKTALITPIVMLITCLGFFGFLFFQNQITDLALFSFLGMSPLAIAVYFGSIQNATIKAAKYSVFDATKEMSYIPLSHECKLQGKTAIDGIGSRFGKFGGSVIHQLLLLFFVTVGSSAPIVATILIGVIAIWIVAVRALGRQFAELNPQSDLIAREKVDLKEKPHLVT, encoded by the coding sequence ATGGCTTCAATAGACAATTCAAAATTTGGAACATTAAGGTCATTATTCTGGCCAATTTACCGTCATGAACGCAGGAATCTAGTTCCTATGCTTCTCATGCTATTTCTTATCTGCTTTAATTATAGTATATTAAGGACCATTAAGGACGTAATTCTCGTCACTGCAGCGGGAGCAGAAGTGATTCCGTTTATCAAAGTCTGGGCCATTTTCCCTATGGCAATCTTGGTAACATTAATTTTTACTCAGCTATCGAATAAATTTACTCAAGAAAAAGTTTTTTATTTTATGGTGAGTGGATTTTTAGCCTTTTACGCTTTTTTTGCTTTTTTTCTTTATCCGGCAAGAGAAGCTATGCATTGCAATCAGCTAGCAGATTACCTACAACAGATCTTGCCCGCTGGATGCAAGGGGATGATTTTCATGCTGCGTTATTGGTCCTTTACCGCCTTTTACGTTATGAGTGAACTTTGGAGCACAAGCATCATGACTGTCCTATTCTGGGGGCTTGCTAATGAAATTACCAAGTTAACAGAAGCAAAGCGTTTTTATAGCGTATTAAGTATTGGCTCCAATTTTGCCTCTATCGCAGCAGGAATAATTGCTGGCCAAGTGACGCACTTGGAAGGCATTACAGGGCTGCTTATTGGAAAGGATTCCTGGGAGCAAGCTTTAATGATTCTTGTATCCCTGATCGTCATCAGTGGAATTATCACGATGCTTATTTACCGCTGGATGAGTGTTAATGTTTTAAACAGCAGCTCTCAAGAGTTAGATGGTGAAGAAAAACCGATCTTTAAGCAAAAAGAACGTCTTTCCTTGAGAGAGGGCTTATCCTACGTTTTAAGGTCAAATTACCTTACTTGCATTGCAGTTATCGTCGTCTCCTATAATCTGGTCATTAATCTTGTCGATGTTGTTTGGAAGGATCAGTTAGGCCTCCTTTACCCTTCCAAAACAGAATACAATGACCATTTGAGCCATTTGCTGATTATGCAAGGTGTTTTATCAACGCTGCTTGCTGTCGCGATGTCTCAGCTGATTAACTTATTTGGCTGGACCAAAACCGCACTTATTACGCCTATTGTGATGCTCATCACCTGTTTAGGTTTTTTTGGATTTCTATTTTTCCAAAATCAAATTACAGACCTTGCCCTTTTTTCTTTCTTAGGAATGAGTCCACTGGCCATAGCCGTTTACTTTGGATCTATTCAGAATGCGACAATCAAAGCCGCTAAATACTCGGTCTTTGATGCTACAAAGGAAATGAGCTATATTCCCTTGAGCCATGAATGCAAATTGCAGGGCAAAACGGCAATTGATGGCATTGGATCGCGCTTTGGAAAATTTGGAGGTTCTGTTATTCACCAGTTACTCTTGCTATTTTTTGTCACAGTGGGATCGAGTGCACCTATCGTCGCCACGATTTTAATTGGCGTTATTGCAATATGGATTGTAGCGGTTAGAGCCTTAGGCCGACAGTTTGCAGAGCTAAATCCTCAATCAGATTTAATCGCTCGAGAAAAGGTTGACTTGAAAGAGAAGCCCCATTTAGTGACCTAA
- a CDS encoding Aspartate--tRNA(Asp/Asn) ligase (Product derived from UniProtKB/Swiss-Prot:Q5SIC2;Gene name derived from UniProtKB/Swiss-Prot:Q5SIC2;EC number derived from UniProtKB/Swiss-Prot:Q5SIC2), translating to MKRILASELTEHIDQPVLLSGWINNLRSKGKICFLILRDRTGLAQIVIEDKEEYRKIAALQPGSVLVVEGKVVSTPQAHLKVEVVQPKIHVQVPIHDISPIEYYKPQIPSDLEFILDHRPIALRNREIQAIFKIQAELAHAYRLYMHDTIHAVEYFAPNILGASSEGGAEFFNVDYFGYAATLAQSSQLYKQIMVGVNERVFAIMPFFRAEKSHTPRHLSEGKQFEFEMGFFNHWHEILDIQEGCLKFMIAFIKKQCAKEIEILGNQLVTAPPEVPFPRLTFAEAQELYFKRTGVDERKETDLSPAAEKELCKYAQEEFGTDFIFVIDWKKSKRPFYAYPMEGNEELTNTFDLLCGGAEITSGGQRCHTYSAMVEGILAKGMDPAAFEDYLSIFKYGMPPHGGFGMGLERLTMTLLRLKNIREASLFPSDPKRIAGNRIKAKMFFGQENLRNEIIRLLKTEEYSFQHLSHSATPTSEESARVRHTKMEEGIKSIIVKGKNTKKNFQFNLPSHLKLDMKAISNLVGEKCEFEDAEVIKERFGLQIGGIPPFGHLINVETFFDESIKNHERAAFNCGLLTESIVMQSQDLIALVQPKFGNFSKQ from the coding sequence ATGAAACGAATTCTAGCTTCAGAATTAACAGAACACATTGATCAACCAGTTTTGCTTTCAGGGTGGATTAATAACTTACGTTCAAAAGGAAAGATCTGTTTTCTCATTCTTCGAGATCGCACCGGCCTTGCACAAATTGTTATCGAAGATAAAGAGGAGTACCGCAAAATTGCTGCATTGCAGCCGGGTTCTGTGTTAGTTGTGGAAGGAAAAGTCGTTTCTACACCCCAAGCCCATTTAAAAGTGGAGGTTGTTCAGCCTAAGATTCATGTTCAAGTCCCTATCCATGACATTTCCCCTATTGAATATTATAAACCGCAGATTCCATCGGATTTGGAGTTTATTTTGGATCATCGTCCGATTGCTTTACGCAATCGAGAAATACAAGCCATATTTAAAATTCAGGCAGAGCTAGCTCATGCGTACCGTTTATACATGCATGATACTATTCATGCTGTCGAATATTTTGCCCCCAATATTTTAGGTGCTTCTTCCGAAGGGGGTGCTGAATTTTTTAATGTCGACTATTTCGGTTACGCTGCAACACTTGCTCAGAGCAGCCAGCTTTATAAGCAGATTATGGTTGGAGTAAATGAGAGGGTATTTGCGATTATGCCTTTTTTCCGAGCGGAAAAATCCCATACACCTCGGCATCTTTCTGAAGGAAAACAATTTGAATTTGAGATGGGCTTTTTCAACCACTGGCACGAAATTTTGGATATCCAAGAGGGGTGCTTGAAGTTTATGATCGCCTTTATAAAAAAACAGTGTGCTAAGGAAATTGAGATTCTTGGCAATCAACTTGTTACGGCGCCACCAGAAGTTCCATTTCCTCGACTGACATTTGCAGAAGCGCAAGAATTGTATTTTAAACGAACTGGAGTAGATGAGAGAAAGGAGACTGATTTAAGCCCCGCTGCTGAAAAAGAACTCTGCAAGTACGCACAAGAAGAATTTGGTACAGACTTTATTTTTGTGATCGATTGGAAAAAGAGTAAGCGGCCATTCTATGCTTATCCTATGGAAGGAAATGAAGAATTGACAAATACTTTTGATCTCCTTTGTGGGGGTGCAGAAATTACCTCTGGCGGTCAAAGATGCCACACCTATTCCGCCATGGTGGAAGGGATTTTAGCAAAAGGCATGGACCCCGCTGCTTTTGAGGACTATTTAAGTATTTTTAAATACGGCATGCCTCCTCATGGAGGTTTCGGAATGGGGTTGGAGCGTCTAACAATGACATTATTAAGGCTCAAAAATATCAGAGAAGCTTCATTGTTTCCATCAGATCCGAAAAGAATAGCGGGCAATCGTATCAAGGCTAAGATGTTTTTTGGCCAGGAAAATTTACGTAACGAAATCATTCGCCTTCTTAAGACTGAAGAATACTCCTTTCAACATCTTTCTCATTCTGCTACTCCGACCTCGGAGGAATCTGCTCGCGTGCGCCACACAAAGATGGAAGAAGGGATCAAATCAATTATTGTAAAAGGAAAAAATACAAAGAAGAACTTCCAGTTTAACTTACCTTCACATCTAAAATTGGACATGAAAGCAATTTCTAATTTAGTTGGAGAAAAATGCGAGTTTGAAGATGCCGAAGTTATCAAAGAACGTTTTGGCCTTCAGATCGGAGGAATTCCTCCTTTTGGGCATTTAATCAATGTAGAAACATTTTTCGATGAATCAATAAAAAACCACGAGCGGGCAGCTTTTAATTGCGGGCTCTTGACAGAATCTATTGTGATGCAATCTCAAGATCTTATTGCTTTGGTTCAGCCTAAGTTTGGCAATTTTTCAAAACAATAA
- a CDS encoding Shikimate biosynthesis protein AroDE (Product derived from UniProtKB/Swiss-Prot:Q9Z6M4;Gene name derived from UniProtKB/Swiss-Prot:Q9Z6M4;EC number derived from UniProtKB/Swiss-Prot:Q9Z6M4) codes for MSCIVISGPSFEEAERQIANLEEHAALFEFRLDYFSSRNLQAIASLQSKTQKPVIFTLRSTSMRGCFQGREEDRLLEIEQLCQLNPAYVDIESHIHPHFIRRLKEQFPHIKVICSHHDFQQTPKCFTELHSFLKTIPADLYKIATFAHCPTDAFRLMLYTQKMQDVIGISMGENGALSRLLSSRFNNAWTYFGASTSLAPGQQTVKEIQSIYGDFQGKKHLYGLIGGQTRKSISHWTHNALMRLFALEGIYLKMDVTVGRLPVLLQQMKECGWLGLSVTMPLKEAILPYIDEIDKDAAIIGAVNTISFHSDKLRGFNTDGVGALQAIEKKCRVNQKKIAVIGCGGASKAIIYEACLRGGQVTIFNRNLDKAEQVAEKLQCYAMDIRSLHAQDFDIIINCTPLENPVEDLVLHKKCLVMDINTMPKQSILIKKALQSGCQVIYGYEMFVNQACLQFRDWFPFLGLEALQNALQKECLKHLGG; via the coding sequence ATGTCATGCATTGTCATTAGTGGCCCAAGTTTTGAAGAGGCGGAAAGACAAATCGCAAATCTTGAAGAGCATGCGGCTTTATTTGAATTTCGGCTCGATTATTTTTCTTCAAGGAATTTGCAAGCCATTGCTTCTTTGCAATCCAAAACGCAAAAGCCCGTTATCTTTACGCTTCGCTCAACAAGCATGAGGGGATGTTTTCAAGGTAGGGAGGAAGATCGGCTTTTAGAAATTGAACAACTTTGTCAACTTAACCCTGCCTATGTTGACATAGAAAGCCATATCCACCCTCATTTCATACGAAGATTAAAAGAACAATTTCCGCATATTAAGGTAATTTGTTCGCACCATGATTTTCAGCAGACACCCAAATGCTTTACTGAACTGCATTCTTTTTTAAAAACTATCCCTGCTGACCTCTATAAAATTGCGACGTTTGCTCATTGTCCGACAGATGCTTTTCGCTTGATGCTCTACACCCAAAAAATGCAAGATGTCATTGGAATCAGCATGGGAGAAAATGGCGCGCTAAGTCGCTTATTGAGTTCAAGATTTAATAATGCCTGGACTTACTTTGGAGCATCAACATCTTTGGCTCCAGGGCAGCAAACGGTTAAAGAAATACAATCTATCTATGGTGATTTTCAAGGGAAGAAGCATCTTTATGGGTTAATAGGAGGGCAAACAAGAAAGAGCATTAGTCATTGGACGCACAATGCACTCATGAGGCTTTTTGCACTTGAAGGAATCTATTTAAAAATGGATGTGACGGTAGGAAGGCTTCCGGTTTTATTACAGCAAATGAAAGAATGCGGATGGCTTGGCTTGAGCGTAACAATGCCTTTAAAAGAAGCGATTTTACCTTATATAGATGAGATCGACAAAGATGCAGCGATCATTGGAGCGGTAAACACAATCTCTTTTCATTCCGATAAACTGCGAGGCTTCAACACAGATGGAGTAGGTGCTCTCCAGGCGATTGAAAAGAAATGCAGGGTTAACCAAAAAAAAATTGCAGTGATTGGTTGTGGAGGTGCTTCAAAGGCAATCATTTATGAAGCTTGCTTAAGAGGTGGGCAAGTGACTATTTTTAATCGAAATTTAGATAAGGCAGAGCAGGTTGCAGAAAAATTGCAATGTTATGCAATGGATATTCGCTCCCTACACGCACAAGATTTTGATATTATTATTAACTGCACTCCTCTTGAAAATCCTGTTGAAGATCTAGTCTTACATAAAAAGTGCCTTGTGATGGATATCAATACAATGCCCAAACAAAGCATCTTAATCAAAAAAGCTCTTCAATCTGGTTGTCAGGTCATCTATGGCTATGAAATGTTTGTCAACCAAGCTTGTCTTCAATTTCGTGATTGGTTTCCTTTTTTAGGCCTTGAAGCCCTACAAAATGCGCTTCAAAAAGAATGCCTGAAGCATTTAGGGGGATAA
- a CDS encoding 3-dehydroquinate synthase (Product derived from UniProtKB/Swiss-Prot:B5YHI4;Gene name derived from UniProtKB/Swiss-Prot:B5YHI4;EC number derived from UniProtKB/Swiss-Prot:B5YHI4), with amino-acid sequence MSGCCAYESLCQGLVMFHEYYLGSIESSSFYEDLKTLPKKTAVITDCHVEKLHAERLIAVLKNCAKEVFLYTFPAGEKLKTRATKEHIENEMMADNFSRDSLVIGFGGGVVTDLAGFVAATFCRGVPLLFIPTTLIGMVDASIGGKTAVNTPYGKNLIGSFYFPEKTYIDLAFLHTLPIEEIRNGMMEAIKHGVIADRQFFLFLRDNAEAILNLDNDLMLNVVSKAIAIKQKILRKDPLEKGKRRLLNFGHTFGHAIELVTQHALSHGEAVALGILAESHLSYSLGFLSKTQLERIIDLIGRYQCKKLSLAPFDADALLQAMRLDKKGTNGKPRFVLLDAIGRAKSFEGRYCEEVDPLFIAQTVNWLNDVMHCH; translated from the coding sequence ATTAGCGGATGCTGTGCTTATGAATCGCTCTGCCAGGGTCTAGTTATGTTTCATGAATATTACCTAGGTTCTATTGAAAGCTCTTCATTTTATGAAGACTTAAAAACGCTTCCTAAAAAAACTGCTGTAATTACAGATTGCCATGTTGAAAAACTCCATGCAGAGCGTCTTATTGCTGTCTTGAAAAATTGTGCTAAAGAGGTATTTCTCTATACGTTTCCGGCAGGAGAAAAACTCAAAACCCGCGCGACGAAAGAACATATCGAAAATGAAATGATGGCTGATAACTTTAGTCGTGATAGCTTAGTAATCGGGTTTGGAGGGGGAGTAGTTACTGATTTGGCTGGGTTTGTTGCTGCAACTTTTTGCCGTGGCGTTCCGCTTCTCTTTATCCCGACAACATTAATCGGAATGGTGGATGCTTCAATTGGCGGAAAAACAGCAGTGAATACGCCTTACGGAAAAAATTTAATTGGCTCTTTTTATTTTCCTGAGAAGACATACATCGATCTGGCTTTTTTACATACCCTTCCTATTGAGGAAATTAGAAATGGCATGATGGAAGCGATTAAGCATGGGGTGATTGCTGATCGGCAGTTTTTTTTGTTTCTTAGGGATAACGCTGAGGCAATTTTGAATCTAGACAATGACCTGATGTTAAACGTAGTCTCCAAAGCAATTGCAATTAAACAAAAAATCCTTCGTAAAGACCCCCTTGAAAAAGGAAAAAGGCGCTTGCTCAATTTTGGCCATACTTTTGGACATGCTATAGAGCTAGTGACCCAGCATGCCCTTTCTCATGGTGAAGCAGTGGCGTTAGGCATACTTGCAGAGAGCCACCTTTCATATTCCCTAGGGTTTCTTTCCAAGACTCAACTGGAACGTATTATTGATCTTATTGGGCGTTATCAATGTAAGAAACTATCGCTTGCTCCTTTTGATGCTGATGCCCTTCTTCAAGCGATGAGACTAGATAAAAAAGGGACGAATGGAAAGCCTCGATTTGTATTGTTGGATGCGATCGGTCGAGCAAAATCTTTTGAAGGAAGGTATTGTGAGGAAGTAGATCCCCTTTTTATTGCTCAAACAGTTAACTGGTTGAACGATGTCATGCATTGTCATTAG
- a CDS encoding Chorismate synthase (Product derived from UniProtKB/Swiss-Prot:Q6MCU1;Gene name derived from UniProtKB/Swiss-Prot:Q6MCU1;EC number derived from UniProtKB/Swiss-Prot:Q6MCU1): MASNHFGTLFKMTTWGESHGKAIGVVIDGCPAGVSISEEEVNQALKRRAPGNSAFTSPRKESDQAEILSGVFEGVTSGAPISIIIPNRDARSSAYAAIKNLLRPGHANFTYREKYGVFDDRGGGRASARETACRVAAGVVAEKFLHHMGVEVVAYLKQVGDYEATIPDLDFHELKNLSYTHSLFCPNTESNREMEKKISAVLTQKDSIGGVVEFVALLPPGLGEPVYEKLEANLAKALMGLPASKGFEIGSGFKSVGMQGSFHNDLFYKSQEGIKLKTNHAGGTLGGISNGMPLVGRVAFKPASSINQPQPTLDFDQQEALLILPEGSRHDPCVAVRAVPVVEAMVCLVLADAVLMNRSARV; encoded by the coding sequence ATGGCAAGTAATCATTTTGGCACTCTATTTAAGATGACAACATGGGGGGAATCTCATGGTAAAGCGATAGGGGTCGTTATTGATGGCTGCCCAGCAGGAGTGAGTATTTCAGAAGAAGAGGTCAATCAAGCGCTGAAAAGAAGAGCCCCAGGCAACTCTGCCTTCACCTCTCCTAGAAAGGAGAGTGATCAAGCAGAAATTTTGTCTGGTGTTTTTGAGGGAGTGACTTCCGGTGCTCCAATTTCTATTATCATTCCTAATCGTGATGCCCGATCCTCTGCCTACGCTGCTATAAAAAACTTATTGCGTCCAGGACATGCGAATTTTACCTATCGCGAAAAGTATGGAGTGTTCGACGATAGGGGCGGAGGGAGAGCTTCCGCAAGGGAAACAGCTTGTCGTGTTGCTGCAGGGGTGGTGGCAGAGAAATTTTTGCATCATATGGGTGTAGAAGTCGTGGCATACCTTAAGCAAGTTGGAGATTATGAAGCAACGATCCCTGATCTCGATTTTCATGAATTAAAAAATTTGAGCTATACCCATTCACTTTTCTGCCCCAATACTGAAAGTAATAGGGAAATGGAAAAAAAAATTTCCGCAGTTCTCACTCAAAAAGATTCTATTGGAGGCGTTGTCGAATTTGTTGCTTTACTGCCTCCAGGTCTTGGAGAACCTGTTTATGAAAAACTAGAGGCTAATTTAGCAAAGGCTTTGATGGGCTTACCTGCTAGTAAAGGCTTTGAAATCGGCTCTGGTTTTAAAAGCGTGGGTATGCAGGGCTCTTTCCATAATGATCTTTTTTATAAAAGCCAAGAAGGGATTAAGTTAAAAACAAACCATGCAGGAGGGACCCTTGGCGGAATTTCCAATGGAATGCCGCTTGTCGGAAGGGTAGCTTTTAAACCGGCTTCAAGCATTAATCAACCTCAACCCACTCTCGATTTTGATCAGCAAGAGGCCCTACTCATTTTGCCAGAAGGATCTAGGCATGACCCTTGTGTTGCAGTCCGTGCTGTTCCGGTTGTGGAGGCGATGGTTTGCCTTGTATTAGCGGATGCTGTGCTTATGAATCGCTCTGCCAGGGTCTAG